CCAGCCTCGTCCCTCGCCGTTCCGGAGCGCGCGCCCGCGGGCGAGGCTGGGTGCTCCGCGACATCCGGTGCTGCGAACCCGGGATGAAGCTCACGCGCGCAGGCGAGCAGGTGTGCGACGTCTCGACGTTCATCCGCTCGCGCGGCGGCGTGCCCGGCGAGGCGGGAACCCTCCCAGGTGCGGCCGACGGTGGCAAGCCCTCGCGCGGCCTCCTCGACGGCTGGCACGTCGAAATCGCCTGCGAGCACCGAGACCCACGCCTTGCCGGCGGCGGCGAGCACCGCCGCGGAGTGGTTCTCGTTGGCAGCGTGAGCCAGCGCCGCCGCGTGCGGGATCAGCTCTGCGGGCTTCTCGGCGAGAATCGCCGCCTGGACCGCTGCCCAGTGCAGGGGGATGGACCACAGTGGCGGATCACCCAGTCGTTTGAGCAGCGACCACGCGTCGGCGAGGTGCGATTCGACGCGTGCCCGATCTCGCAAGCGGGCTGAGGTGGTGAGCAGTTCACCGAGAGGTAGCAGGTTGTAGAGATCGGTGCTCACGTGCAGGATGCTCTCCCGCGCGATCTTCCACGCCCTGACCAGGCCGGGGAGGTCATCGGCACGTCGGGCGAGACCGACCTCCAACGCGCTGAGCATGAGGTCGTCTCGCGGGGCCAGGCCGTCGGTACCCGCTGTGGCCCGTGTGATCGCCTTACGCGCTCGGTCGGGGCGGTCCCCCTGCATGGCGGTCCACGCCTGCAGCAGCAACAGCCTCGAGCGCGAGGCCTGCCCGCCCTGACCGCCGCGGAGCGCGCTATCGATGACCGAGTCCGCGACATCCAGTTCCCCATTGTGCAAGGCGACCACGGCGGCCAGTGCGGCGGGGGTTTCGGGCACCGGCCCGGCGACGCGGGATGCCGTCATCAGATCGGACGCCCGGATCAGCGTCGTCAGGGCGCGGCTCGTGCGGCCCTCCACGGAGTCGAGGGCCCCCTGGCCCATCGAGGTCACGGCAACAGAGGCGAGCGAGGGGGAACCTGTTGCGGGAGCGCCATTCAGCATCGCGCCGGCCGCGTCTTTGTCACCAGTGCCGAGCATGGCAACAGCGGCGAGGCCGGCCGACGAGCCGACCCGTGCTGCGCCGAGCCACCGGTACAGGTCTGTGCTGCGGGCGAGCATGCCGCGCCGGGCCCAGATCGAGGCGCCCACATCGACAGCGCGGGCGATGTCAGGCGGGTCGTCGTGGCTGAGCAGATCGTCGAGGATCCGGGCGGCCCCATCCAGGCTGCCGGTGGCTGACGCGGCCTGGGCGCGCTTGGCGGCGGTGGCGAGGGGATCCGCACCGGCCGCGGCGGCCTCCTCGTAGAGCGCCCAAGCGAGCGTCGGCTGGGTGGCCAGGTGCCTATCGCCTGCCGTTTCCAGGGCGCTGGCGATCCTGTGATCGTGTAGGCCACTTCGTGCCAGGCTTCTCGCCACGTCGCTCAGCGAGCGGTGCTCGATGGTCAGGGTGTCGACCAGTGTTCGCTGGAGCGCGCGTACCCGGTATGTCGGCGTGGTTTCGAGCAGCGCCTCGCGCAGCAGGGGAATCACCGTGCCGTTCGGCAGCAGCAGGCCCTCAGCCTGGGCCTTCGCCACGAGGGTGTCAACGCCCGGCCCGGATTGCTGCTCAATGGCAGGGGGAAGCGTGTCGGACAGGTCGAAGCCGACGGCCAGGGCCAGGAGCAATTCGCGCAAGTCTCCACCGACGTCTCCCAGTTCGCGTCGCAGTTGCGCGACGGTCGCCCGCGACAGCACAGAGCCCGAGAGCGCGCGCCGGCCCTCCTGCCTCAACAGCTCCATCGCGCGGTGCACCAGCCACGGGATTCCACCAGTGATCTCAGTGAGTTCGTCGACCAGTTCGGCCGGAGCAGGGCCGCCGAGTGCGGCGGCGGCGTGTTGGGCGATGTCGGCGCGCAGGAGCGGATCGTGCTCGCGCGCGGCCGCTACCGTCTCCCCGATCACCGTCATCGTCACCGACCCGCCGTCATCGTCTCTGTTGGGGCGAGGGTGGGCTCGGTCGGGGGATCCGGTATGGGCGTTGGCGTCGAATCTGGGTTTGGCGTCGAGCCTGGTACCGGGATCGGTGTCGGATCAGGCGTGGGATCCGGCGTCGGGTGTGGCACGGGATCGGGGTTTGTGTCTGGCGCGGGGCTCGGTACCGGGTCTGGCACGGGATCGGAGGTCGGGTCAGGTACGGGGTGCGGCGTCGGATCGGGCGTGGTCCGCGGGGTCGGCTCAGGCCGGGGAGTTACGGGCGACCCCGGCGTGAGTGACGACGTCGCCGGCTTTCCTCCACTGCCTGGTGCGGCAGGCTGAGGAGCCAGCGGCGTTACCGCCGAGCGGGGAACATTGGGTCTGGTATCACCGATCATGCCCGCATTCGGAGGCCGTTGGCTGCCATTCCGACTGGCGGGTGGCGCGGGCTGAGCGGCGCCGGGAGTGCTCGGCGGTAGCGCCGCGTCGGGCCCAGATGGATTCGCAACAGGCGCAGCGGCGGCTCGTTTTGATCCCAAAATGCCGGCGTCGGCGTCGGCGTCGGCATCGGCTTCTGAGGCGGTGGAGCTGGCTGGAGGCTGCGACTCGGAGAGCTCGGTGGAGACCTGCCACACCACGCCGGTCAGGGCCAGCGCTCCGGCCATCGCGGCAGCCGTGGTCAGGTGCAGGTTCACCCGTGGATGCGCCGCCCTGAACTGCGCGGCTCGGTCGGCGACACGAGCCGACAGACGGGAGCCAAGGCCGGCGCGCACGGGCACGATAGCCACCGGTATCTCAGCCCTGTCAGCGGCATCCGCTGCATCTATCGCAGTAGCCGCGAGCTGGGAACTGGCCGCTGCGAACGCCGCTCCGAGCGAGATCGAGGCTTTCGGATCGACGTCGATCGCAATCGGTCGCGCCAGTTGCTCCGACAGGAGCTGCGAAACCAGCGGAATGCGGGATGAACCGCCGATGAGCAGAATGGCGCCGACATCTGCTGGCCGTACCCCGGCAGTGTCGAGGGCTTCGGTGAACGCGCGGATGGTCTCGTGAACAGCGTCACTGATCATGCTTTCGAACTCCGAACGCACCAGCCGCACCTGCGTCTGTGTGTCGGGAAGGAGCACCGGGATCGTGGCCTCGGTGTCGAATGAGAGGGCCTCTTTCGCCTCGCGGCACTCCCGGCGAACGTGTGACAGCGCGATCAGCACGGCAGGGTTGGTGGCGTCGAGAGCATCGACGGAATCGCCGAGGCTCGTCGCGACGTGCCGGAACACGAGGTCGTCGAAGTCGGCGCCGCCCAGCCGTTCCAGGCCGCCGGCGACCCCCAGCACGTCGAACCTGTCCGCGTCGGTTTTCGTGACGGCGGCCACGTCAAAGGTTCCACCGCCGAGGTCGTAGACCGCGATGGTGGTTCCGATGTCCACTCGCTTCTCGGTGGCGTAATGCAGCACCGCCGCCTGCGGTTCGGTCAGCAGCATGACATCAGCGAGGCCCACTCCGGCCAGCGCACTGCGCACGAGTGAGGTCTTGTACGTACCCCAGCTGGCCGGGTGCGAGAGCATCACCGATTCGGGCGGGGCGCCTTCTCGTTCCTCCGCGCGATCGACGACCCAGCGTGCCATTGTGGCGAAGACGTGCTCTGCGGAGATCTGCAGGTCACCCACGGCGATGGGAACCTGATCCCCAATGCGGCGCTTGAACTCTCGCACCATCCGGTCGGGTCGACCGAGCCCGCGCCGTTCGGCAGCCTCCCCGACCAGGACGCGACCATCGTCATCCAGGAAAATCACCGAGGGCACCGACGCACCGTGTCGGCCGAGGTTCAGCGCCTGCGGTCGTGGGTCTGGTTCATCGCCGAGCCGGGCGATGGCGGCGGCAGTAAAGCTGGTTCCAATATCAATGCCCAGGACGTAGCGCATGCTTCCCCTAAACGATCAAACGCGACGGTCGTAGGGTCGCCGCGCGCTTGTTCGGGTCGTTGATGTCTAGGTGTTCCCGACCAACTCTCCACGCAGGCTCTAGCAAGTCAAGGGTTGGTGGCCCCTAATTAGGGGACTCTCAGATAAGGGGGTACCAATAGTTCGAGAGGACTGGTGGAGTTACTTTCGGCTGCGTACAATCCACGATCCAACCATCGGGTTATGTCCGCCATGATGAGGTGAGCCTCACATTCGGCACGGCTATTTCGTCGTAGGGGCAGAAGAAGCTCCCACCGGAAGGAAAACCAGTGCCGTCATCCAGCGCATCAGACCACACCGTTCTCGTGATCGGAGGCGGGTACGCCGGCATCATGGCCGCGAACCGGCTGCGGTCTTCGCTCACTACCGCGGAGGCCGCCCGGGTTCGCATCACCGTGATCAGCCCCGCCGGGCAGTTCGTGGAACGCGTGCGGCTGCACCAGGTGGCCGCCGGCACCCTCGCCTCGGCTGCACGGCCGCTGCGGGAAATGCTGCACGACGACATCGACGTGGTGGCCGGATCGGTGACGAGCATCGAGCCGGTGGGGCAGCAGGTGACGGTGGCGGTCGCGGTGGCTGACACGGATGGTACCGATGGCGGCCGGGCTCGGGCTCGGGCTCGGGTGCTGCGCTATGACTCGCTGATCTACACGGTGGGCAGCACGGCGGCGCTGTCCACGCCCGGCGTCGCGGAGCACAGCCACCCGCTCGCCGATCCGGAATCCGCCAGCCGCGCGCAGGCGGCGATTGCGGCCGGTTCGGCTGGGCAGCGGATCGTCGTGGTCGGGGGCGGCGCGACCGGCGTCGAAGCGGCCTCCGAGATCGCGGGGCGGCACCCGGATGCTGCGGTGACCCTGCTGCCGGCCGGCCAGCTGCTGCCTGCGATGCGGGCGACGGCGCAGCGCGACATCCGGCGCACGCTTGGTCGGCTGGGCGTGCGAATCCAGGAGGGGTCGCGGGTGCAGCAGGTACAGACGGATGTCGTGGTCTTGACCGATGGCGCGACCGTTCCGTTCGACGTGTGCATCTGGGCGGCGTCGTTCGACGTGCCTCGGCTGGCCGATGACAGCGGACTTGCCACCGACTCGGCTGGGCGGCTGCTCGTGGACGAGAGCCTGCGCAGTGTCGACCACCCCTCGATCGTGGGCGCGGGCGATGCGGTGCGGGTACCCGATTCGGTCGGAGCGCACCTGCGGATGAGCTGCGCGAGCGCCCTGCCGCTCGGCGGCGCGGCGGCCGAGACCGTGCTCGCGCAACTGCGCGGGCAGGAGCCCAAGCCGATCTCGATCGGCTACGTGGTGCAGTGCCTCAGCCTCGGGCGCAAGAACGGATACGCGCAGCTGGTGGGGGCTGATGATGTCCCGTTGCGGCTGGCTGTCGGCGGTGCACTGGCGGCCCGTATCAAGGAGGCCATTGTGCGGATGACGGTGAGTGGTCCGCTGAAGGAGCGCAGCAAGCCCGGCTCGTACTGGGCACCTCGCGGGCCGCGGCGGGTGGTGGCTTCGGTTGCGCTGCCTGCGTCTTCTTCTTCGTCTTCGTCGGCTGGGGTGCCGCGATGACCGTGTTCACCCCCGGCAGTGCCGAGTACCGTCAACTGTTCGGCGTGAGCTACCGGCTGCTCGGGTCGTCGCACGATGCCGAGGATGCGGTGCAGGAGGGGCTGGCCCGCTGGCAGGAACTGAGCGCCGAGCAGCAGGCGGAGATTCGCGAACCGGTGGCCTGGTTGACCACCGTGGTGAGCCGGATCTCGCTCGACGTGCTGGGCTCGGCCCGGGCGCGCCGGGAGAGCTACACCGGGATCTGGCTGCCCGAGCCGGTGCTCGGCCCGGCGGGAATTACCGACCTGCCGCAGAGTCGGTTCGTCGATCCCGAAGACTCGGTCAGCCTGGACGAGTCGGTGTCGCTGGCGCTGCTGGTGGCGATGGAGCAGCTGACGCCCGGGGAGCGGGTCAGCCTGATTCTGCACGACGTGTTCGGACTGCCGTTCGCGGAGATCGCCGACATCGTCGGCCGCTCCCCCGACGCCTGCCGGCAGCTGGCCTCTACCGCGCGGCGGCACGTGCGGGCCGGTCGCCGGTTCGAGGTGCCGGGGCCGGAGCGGGACCGCGTGGTGCAGGCGTTCGCGGCCGCGTGCCTGGGTGGCGACATCCGGAATCTGGTGGCAGTGCTGGATCCCGACGTGGTATCACGCGCCGACGGCGGCGAGCACGTGCATGCGGCCCGCCGCACGCTGGTGGGCGCCGACGCGGTGGCCCGGTACCTGCTGGGCCTGATGTCGAAGTACGGTGCTGGCGTGTCCGCGGCGATCGAGCTGGTGAACGGGCGCAGCGGGATCGTGATGCGGGCCGGCGGTGCGGTGACGGGCGTGATCGATCTCGGTGTCGTGGATGGCCGGGTGGCGGAGATCGCGCTGGTGGTGAATCCGGAGAAGCTCGGGTAGGACGACGAAGGCGCTCACCCCTGGAGGGATGAGCGCCTGTCAAGCGGAGGGTGCTTTACGCGACCAGCTCGGTGTCGTCGGAGCCGGCGGTCTCCGAGCCGGCGTTGGCCAGCTCGTCGAGCAACGCGTCGCCCGGACGCACCTCGACGTACTCGGCCTTGATCTCGGCGCGCTCGAGCAGTTCATCCATGCGGCGCTGACGGTTGCGGCCGATCAGCGTCACCACGGTGCCCTGCTTGCCGGCGCGGCCGGTGCGGCCGGCGCGGTGCAGGTAGGACTTGAACTCGTCGGGAGCGTCGGCCTGGATCACCAGAGTGATGTCATCGACGTGGATGCCGCGGGCTGCGACATCCGTTGCCACCAGCACGTTGACGCGGCCGCTGGTCAGCTGCTGCAGGTTGCGGGTGCGGCGCGCCTGGTTCAGGTCGCCGTGCAGGCTGGTTGCCGGGATGCCGGCGTCCTCGAGCTGGTCGGCGAGCTGCTCGGCGAACGCACGGGTGCGGGCGAAGATCAGCTTCTTGCCGGGGCCCCAGGCGAGCTGCTCGATGATCCGACCCTTTTCCTTGTGGTCGATCAGCAGCACGCGGTGGTCGATGGTGCTGGAGGCCTGGTCTTCACCGGCGACCTCGTGCACGGCCGGGTCGGTGAGGAACTCGTTGACCAGCATCGCCACGCCCTTGTCGAGGGTGGCGCTGAACAGCAGCTTCTGGCCCTTCGGCGCGGTGCTGCGGATGATGCGCTGCACCGGCTCGAGGAAGCCGAGGTCGCACATGTGGTCGGCCTCGTCGAGCACGGTGACGACGACCTCGCTGAGGTCGAGGCGGCCCTGCTCGATGAGGTCTTCGATGCGTCCGGGGGTGCCGACGATGATGTCGACGCCGCGCTGCAGCGCGCCCACCTGGCGCTGCTGGGGGACACCACCGTAGATCTGGGTGGTGAACAGGCCGACGCTGCGGGCGATCGGCTGCACGGTGCGGTCGATCTGCAGGGCCAGCTCACGGGTGGGGGCGAGGATCAGCGCGCGGGGCTTGCGGCCCATCTGGCGCGCCTTGCCTCCGCCGTTCTCCATCAGCTTCTCCACGAGCGGAGCGCCGAACGCGATGGTCTTGCCGGAGCCGGTGCGGCCACGGCCGAGCACGTCCTTGCCTGCGATCACGTCGGGGATAGTGGCGGCCTGGATCGGGAACGGGGTGGCCGCGCCGAGCTCGGCCAGCGCACGCTGGATGTTGCCACCGATGCCGAGGTCTTCGAACGACACGTTCACGATCTCGTCAGCGGTGGTCATCACGGCTTCGAGCTTCTCGAGCACCACGTCATCCTGCGGGGTGAACCGGGTGGCGTCCTTGGACGGGTAGTAGCTCGACTCGCGGCGCGGGGCGCTGCTGCGGTCGTTGCGGTCACTGCCGTTGAAGTCGCGCCGGGGTGCGCGGTTGTCGCGGTCGCCGTAGGACGGACGCTCGGTGCGCTGGGGGCGGTCGGAACTGAAGTCGCGACGCGGGGCGCGGTCGTCACGCTGCGGGCGGTCACCGTAGGCGGGGCGCTCGGTGCGCTCGGTGCGCTGCGGACGGTCGGTGCCGAAGTCACGACGGGGGGCGCGGTCATCGCGCTGCGGGCGGTCACCGTAAGCGGGACGCTCGGTGCGCTGCGGGCGGTCGCCATAGGCGGGACGCTCGGTGCGGTTGCGGTCGTTGTACGCCGGACGCTCCGTGTTGCTGCGCTGCGGGCGCTCGTTGCGGTCGCCGAAGTCGCGACGGGGCGCGCGGTCATCACGCTGCGGGCGGTCACCGTAGGACGGACGCTCCGTGCGGTTGCGGTCGTTGTACGCGGGGCGCTCGGTCCGGTTACGGTCGTTGTACGCCGGACGCTCGGAGGTGCTGCGCTGCGGACGCTCATTGCGGTCGCCGAAATCGCGGCGGGGCGCGCGGTCATCACGCTGCGGGCGGTCACCGTAGGACGGACGCTCCGTGCGGTTGCGGTCGTTGTACACGGGGCGCTCGGTGCGGTCGCCGTAGGACGGACGCTGGTTGCGGTCGCCGTATCCGCCGCGCTCGGGGCGCTGCTGGGTGCGGTCGCCGAAGCGGCTTCCCTGGCCCTGCTTGTCGCGGGGAGTCCAGTCGGGGCGACGCTCGTCGCTCGCGCCAGCGCCACGGGGGCGTTCGGTGCTGCGGCCGCGGGCGGCGCGCTCATCGCTGTTCCAACGCTCCTTCTTGGCGGGAGCGTCAGCCTCGGGCTTGTAACCGCGGTGCTTGGGGGATTTGCTGCCGGACTTGGGTCCGGTCTTCGGGGCGCGCGACGGCGCCGCCTTCTTGAAGGGAGGCATAGTTCTTTCCGGGGTTATTCAAAAACATGAAAAAGTAACCCGGGCAGCCTTTGGCCGGGGCCGTTCACATTGAAGTGACTATTCACTAGCGGAAGTGCTGTGAAACCGGCCCGCAAGACTTACAAACCCACACGCAGGACACCTGCGCTGTCTTGAGCCGACTGAACTACGTTACCGGATGCCGCACGCTTAAGCCAGCTTTGTGGTGGGGGCCGCATCCTCCCTCGCGGCGGATGAGCGTCCGCGACATCCGTGATTCTGCAATTAGTGCCCATGCTGGCGCGCGACATGGGCACTTACTGCGGAATCACGCGGACAGGTCGCGGATAAGTTCTGTGGGGACGTCTTGGATTCCCGAGCTGGTCAGACGCGTGAAGGGGGTCGGATGTCGCAGCGCTCAGGTTGGCGGGCAGGCGTGCCGCTGCTCGTGGCGGCCACCCTGTTCATGGAGCAGCTCGACGGCACGATCCTCGTCACGGCCGCCCCGCAAATCGCGGCAGACTTCGGCGTCAGCTCGGCCGATGTGAACATCACCATGACCGCTTACCTGCTCGCGGTGGCCTGCACGATCCCCTTCGGCGGGTGGCTCGCATCCCGGATCGGCGCCCGGTTCGTGTTCATCAGCTCGATCGCCCTGTTCACGCTGGCGTCGCTGCTCTGCGCGCTGAGCCCGGGCCTCGAGATGCTGGTGTTCGGGCGGTGCTGCAGGGCTTCGCCGGCGGCATGATGGCACCGGTCGGCCGGCTGATCGTGCTGCGCGGCGCCGCCAAGACCGAGCTGCTGCGCTCGATCGCGCTGATCACCTGGCCGGCGCTGCTCGCACCGGTTCTCGCCCCGGTTCTCGGCGGGCTGATCGTGACGGTCAGCACCTGGCACTGGATCTTCATCCTCAACGTGCCGATCGGCGTGGCCGCATTCGTGGCGGCGCTGATCATGGTGCAGGACCGCGCCACCGAGAGGCGCACGCTGGACTGGCTCGGCCTGCTGCTCACCAGCGCCGCGGTGCTCGCCCTGCTCTTGGCAGTCGAGCTGGTCGCCGCGGGTGACGCGATGCTGATCACGCTGTTCAGCGGCATAGCGGCGCTGCTGATCGGGGGCGGGGCGGTCTGGTGGATGCTCGGCACGCGACATCCGCTGCTCAATCTGCGGGTCTTCGGCATTCCCACTTTTCGGGTGACGAACTCGGGCGGGTTCGTCTTTCGGTTGGTGGTGAACGCGGTGCCGTTCCTGCTGCCGCTGCTGTTCCAGGACGCCTTCGGCTGGACCCCGCTGGAGTCGGGGTTCGTGGTCGGCGCCCTGTTCGTGGGCAACGTTGGCATCAAGCCGACCACCACGCCGCTGCTCCGGCGGTTCGGGTTTCGCGCGGTGCTGCTCGGCTCGCTAGTCGGCACGATCCTGTGCCTGGTGCTGTTCGCGCTGCTCGGATCAGACACGCCCACCGCCGCGATCGCGGTGCTGGCGCTGGTCAGTGGCGCGTTCCGCTCGGTGGGCTTCACCGCGTACAACACGCTGCAGTTCGCCGACCTCGATGCGGAGCAGCTCGGCTCGGCGAACACGCTGTCGGCCACTCTCGCGCAGCTGGCGTCCGGGCTGGGAATCGCGATCGCCGCGACCAGCCTGCGGCTCGGGGATGCCTCGGTGTCAGCCGACGATCTGCTGAGCCCTTTCCGCCTGGCGTTCCTGCTGCTCGCGGCGCTCACGCTGGTCTGCGTGGTCAGCGCGTTGCTGCTGCCGAAGGATGCCGCGGGGCATGTGACCGCGAGGGTATAAATCGGACTAGTGTTGCGCGCACGATGTTGGGGATTCGGCGGACCGCGCTGGGGGCACTGATCGCGATCGCGGTCACGGTGCTCATTGTCGGCTGCGCGCCGGGCGGTGGTGCGGGTGCAGCTGGTGCGCCGGCCGGTGGTGTTGCTAGTGCCGGTGTCGCTGCCGCTGCTGCAGCTCCCGCGATCTTCCCGCTGCTGAGCGCGGACCCGGATGTCGAGGTGCTTGAGGATCTGCGCTACGGCACCGCGGACGACGGCTCGGCGCTGCTGCTTGACGTGTGCCTGCCGGGGTCGGCGACATCCGAAGCCAGTCCGGCGATTGTGTCGATCCATGGCGGCTCGTGGGCGCGCGGCGACAAGGGCGATGTGGCCTGGCGGGCGGTTTGCCGGTGGTTGGCGTCGGAGGGGTTCGTGACGTTTTCACTGAACTACCGGCTGGTTCCGGCGGTGGTGTTCCCGGCGGCGGTCGATGACGTGCAGGCGGCGGTGCGCTGGGTTCGCTCAGACTCGGTTGCGTCACGATTTGGCGTAGACCCGCAGCGGATCGGCGCGTTCGGCGGCTCGGCGGGCGGCAACCTGGCGGCGCTGCTCGGTGTTTCGGGCTCCGGGTCGGTCGGCGCCGGGTCAAGGGTGGCTGCGGTCGCGGCGCTGAGTGGTCCGATGGATTTGACCGGACGGCACGTGACCGAGGCGTTCGCACCGGTTCAGCTGGAGTACCTCGGCTGCGCGGAGTATTCGACGTGCGACGCAGCGAAGGCTGCATCCCCGGTATTCCAGGCGGACGAGACCGACCCGCCGTTCTTCGTGGGGCATGCGCTGGCCGAGATGATCCCGGTGGAGCAGGCGGCGATGTTCGTCTCCGCACTGCGGAAGGCGGGAGTGCCCGTCGAGTACGTCACCGTCGAGGGCGCGCTGCACTCGCTCGAGCTGCTCGATGAGACGATGTCGGGGCGGGTTGTCGAGTTCTTCCGGGCGGGGCTCGGGGCGGCGGTGGAGCCGCCGGTCGTGGAAGCGCCGGTGGTGGCGCTGACCGAGGAAGAGCCAGCCGCGTAGGGACCCACGCGCTGTGTACGTGGACGTTGTTCGCCACACGCTCAGCGTGGGATGCCGCGGATCCGCCGGGTGAGTTCCGCCGCGGTGCGCTGCACCTCGACGGCCAGCTCCGGCCAGCGGTGTTCGGGGGTCGTCGCGGTGGGGAACGTGGTCGCGATCGCCGCAGCCGGCCAGCCGGTGTGATCGCGCACCACCGCCGCCACCGAGCCGAGGCCGTCGGTGACCTCGCCGTCCTCCATGGCGTAGCCGGCCTGCGTCGTGCGGTCGAGCAGAGTGCGCAGCGCCGATAGGGTGCGTGGGCCGGTGCCGTTGCGGGTGACGAACGCCGCGGCATCCGGATACAAGGCCCGCACCTGCGCCTTGGGCAGCGCGGCGAGCATAGCCCGCCCGCTCGCGGTGAGGTGGCTGGGCAGCCGCACGCCCACGTCGGTGACCAGCGACGGTCGCCTCGGGGCGCGTTCCTCGACGAGGTAGAGCACGTCGCGGCCGTGCAGCACGCCGAGGTGGGCGCTCTCGCCGGTGCGGTCGACGAGCTGCGCGATCAGCGGACGTCCGAGATGCGACAGCGGCTGCTGCCGGGCGAAGCCGGAGCTGAGCTCGAAGGCGGCGACGCCCAAACCGTAGCGGCGCTCCTCGGGCAGGTGCACCACGAACCCGCGCTGCTGCAGTGTCGCCAGCAGGTGATAGACCGTGGAGCGGGGCAGGTGAAGGGCGGTGGCGATGGTCGAGGCGGGCACCGGTCCGCGCTGGCTCGCCAGGTGGCTGAGGATGCGCAGTGTCGCGTCGGCGGCGGGCACTTGCGGCGGCTGCGACATCCGGTCTCCTCCGGTTCGGCAGATCTGTGATCCCAGACAGCTGCCAGCGTAGACCTGTTGGGCGGATGCCGCGGGGGCTGTGCAATGTGAGCATGAGCAGTCTGCCTTCCGTGTCTTCCAGGCCTTCCGTCGGTGCATCGACCGTGCTGGTCGGTGCGGCCGCGCTGAGCTTCGACGAGGTCGTGGCGGTCGCCCGGCACGACGCGGCCGTGCGCTTGGACGACGCCGCCCTGGATGGGGTGGCGGCGAGCCGCCGGATTGTCGAGGGTCTCGCCGCGGACCCGGAACCTCACTACGGCATCTCCACCGGGTTCGGCGCGCTGGCCACGACGTTCATCGCCGAGGATCGGCGCGCGCAACTGCAGGCGAGCCTGATCCGGTCGCACGCGGCGGGAAGCGGCACCGAGGTCGAGCGGGAGGTGGTGCGCGCCCTGATGCTGCTGCGCCTGTCCACCCTGATGAC
This Salinibacterium sp. ZJ450 DNA region includes the following protein-coding sequences:
- a CDS encoding MFS transporter; protein product: MLGTRHPLLNLRVFGIPTFRVTNSGGFVFRLVVNAVPFLLPLLFQDAFGWTPLESGFVVGALFVGNVGIKPTTTPLLRRFGFRAVLLGSLVGTILCLVLFALLGSDTPTAAIAVLALVSGAFRSVGFTAYNTLQFADLDAEQLGSANTLSATLAQLASGLGIAIAATSLRLGDASVSADDLLSPFRLAFLLLAALTLVCVVSALLLPKDAAGHVTARV
- a CDS encoding alpha/beta hydrolase gives rise to the protein MLGIRRTALGALIAIAVTVLIVGCAPGGGAGAAGAPAGGVASAGVAAAAAAPAIFPLLSADPDVEVLEDLRYGTADDGSALLLDVCLPGSATSEASPAIVSIHGGSWARGDKGDVAWRAVCRWLASEGFVTFSLNYRLVPAVVFPAAVDDVQAAVRWVRSDSVASRFGVDPQRIGAFGGSAGGNLAALLGVSGSGSVGAGSRVAAVAALSGPMDLTGRHVTEAFAPVQLEYLGCAEYSTCDAAKAASPVFQADETDPPFFVGHALAEMIPVEQAAMFVSALRKAGVPVEYVTVEGALHSLELLDETMSGRVVEFFRAGLGAAVEPPVVEAPVVALTEEEPAA
- a CDS encoding IclR family transcriptional regulator, giving the protein MSQPPQVPAADATLRILSHLASQRGPVPASTIATALHLPRSTVYHLLATLQQRGFVVHLPEERRYGLGVAAFELSSGFARQQPLSHLGRPLIAQLVDRTGESAHLGVLHGRDVLYLVEERAPRRPSLVTDVGVRLPSHLTASGRAMLAALPKAQVRALYPDAAAFVTRNGTGPRTLSALRTLLDRTTQAGYAMEDGEVTDGLGSVAAVVRDHTGWPAAAIATTFPTATTPEHRWPELAVEVQRTAAELTRRIRGIPR